From Cellulosimicrobium sp. ES-005, one genomic window encodes:
- a CDS encoding Hsp20/alpha crystallin family protein produces MISTYTVAPFRPLPTERVVRQLWARPAGAPVARTGYAPAADVYREGDDLVARFDLPGVDPERDVTVELEGRRLVVRGERRDQRVVEAPAAETTEAADGEQPESGTDETGADEAAEVAPAGRRVREVRFGAFRRTVTLPKTAEADAVRASYDAGVLTVTVAGVFAGRAPQRIEVTRAA; encoded by the coding sequence ATGATCAGCACCTACACCGTGGCGCCGTTCCGCCCGCTGCCCACCGAGCGCGTCGTGCGCCAGCTCTGGGCGCGGCCCGCGGGTGCGCCCGTCGCGCGGACGGGCTACGCGCCCGCCGCAGACGTCTACCGCGAGGGCGACGACCTCGTCGCCCGCTTCGACCTGCCGGGCGTCGACCCGGAGCGGGACGTGACCGTCGAGCTCGAGGGTCGTCGCCTCGTCGTCCGCGGCGAGCGTCGCGACCAGCGCGTCGTCGAGGCCCCCGCGGCGGAGACGACCGAGGCGGCCGACGGGGAGCAGCCCGAGTCGGGCACGGACGAGACCGGCGCCGACGAGGCGGCCGAGGTCGCCCCGGCCGGGCGCCGCGTCCGCGAGGTGCGGTTCGGCGCGTTCCGCCGCACCGTCACCCTGCCGAAGACCGCGGAGGCCGACGCCGTCCGCGCGTCCTACGACGCGGGCGTGCTCACCGTGACGGTCGCCGGCGTGTTCGCCGGCCGCGCTCCCCAGCGCATCGAGGTCACGCGCGCGGCCTGA
- a CDS encoding carbohydrate-binding protein: protein MPRTARGDAAAAHSLPALHPASTSAPTRPGRGLTALVGLVVGACAVLAGAPAGATSAVASDAVVHVATANELRAALGAAVPGQTIELADGTYVGNFKVTGRAGTASDPVVLRGSAAAVLRTSSGGGNVLHLTDADHWTVQGITVQHAQKGIMVDSSDHVTIDAVTVHDLDMEGIHFRSSSSYGIVRGSTIHDTGQNLRGMGEGVYVGSANDYSDRSDHVQIVDNTIGPLVRGENVDVKEGTTGGRIAGNTFVGDGLTGANYDDSWVDVKGNDYVVEDNVGTVTTKSGFQTHQQSPGWGCGTVFRGNHADLTGATGSGRYAIEVTVHDPVTCPVTVTDDNTVVGGDGLVNPGVPVTGTGGGTPTPDPTEQPTPDPTDEPDPDPTDTPTPEPEHPAECDDPSLAGWSATTVYVGGDRVLHGGSLWQARWWTQGETPSSAAWGPWQHVALC, encoded by the coding sequence ATGCCCCGCACCGCACGCGGCGACGCCGCCGCCGCTCACTCGCTCCCGGCCCTGCACCCGGCCTCGACCTCGGCTCCGACCCGGCCTGGTCGCGGCCTCACGGCGCTCGTCGGGCTGGTCGTCGGAGCCTGCGCCGTGCTCGCCGGGGCGCCTGCCGGCGCGACGAGCGCGGTGGCGAGCGACGCCGTCGTGCACGTCGCCACCGCGAACGAGCTGCGCGCTGCGCTCGGCGCCGCTGTGCCGGGCCAGACGATCGAGCTGGCGGACGGGACGTACGTCGGCAACTTCAAGGTCACGGGCCGGGCGGGGACGGCGAGCGACCCCGTCGTGCTGCGCGGGAGCGCCGCGGCCGTGCTGCGCACGTCGAGCGGGGGCGGCAACGTCCTGCACCTCACCGACGCCGACCACTGGACGGTGCAGGGCATCACCGTCCAGCACGCGCAGAAGGGCATCATGGTCGACTCGTCCGACCACGTGACGATCGACGCCGTCACGGTGCACGACCTCGACATGGAGGGCATCCACTTCCGGTCGTCGAGCTCGTACGGGATCGTGCGCGGGTCGACCATCCACGACACCGGCCAGAACCTGCGCGGCATGGGCGAGGGGGTCTACGTCGGCTCGGCGAACGACTACTCCGACCGGTCGGACCACGTGCAGATCGTCGACAACACCATCGGCCCGCTCGTGCGCGGGGAGAACGTCGACGTCAAGGAGGGGACGACGGGCGGCCGGATCGCGGGCAACACGTTCGTCGGCGACGGGCTCACGGGGGCGAACTACGACGACTCGTGGGTCGACGTGAAGGGCAACGACTACGTCGTCGAGGACAACGTCGGGACGGTCACGACGAAGTCCGGGTTCCAGACGCACCAGCAGTCCCCGGGGTGGGGCTGCGGCACCGTGTTCCGCGGCAACCACGCCGACCTCACGGGCGCGACGGGCAGCGGCCGGTACGCGATCGAGGTGACGGTGCACGACCCCGTGACCTGCCCGGTCACGGTGACGGACGACAACACGGTCGTCGGCGGGGACGGGCTCGTGAACCCCGGCGTTCCCGTGACGGGCACGGGCGGCGGCACCCCGACGCCCGACCCGACGGAGCAGCCCACGCCCGACCCGACCGACGAGCCGGACCCCGACCCGACGGACACCCCGACGCCGGAGCCCGAGCACCCCGCGGAGTGCGACGACCCGTCGCTCGCCGGATGGTCCGCGACGACGGTCTACGTCGGCGGCGACCGGGTGCTGCACGGCGGGAGCCTGTGGCAGGCGCGGTGGTGGACGCAGGGCGAGACGCCGTCGTCCGCGGCGTGGGGGCCGTGGCAGCACGTCGCGCTCTGCTGA
- a CDS encoding exonuclease domain-containing protein, whose protein sequence is MPGFAVVDLETTGFSPRLGDRVAEVAVVLVDAAGRVEDEWSTLVNPERDLGPQHVHGIAAADVALAPTFDRVAPALLRLLAGRVLVAHNAAFDTRFLRAEIGRAGIAAAIDPVACLCTQQLAGRYLTGSRALAACCAAVGVVHDGVHSALGDARATAGLLGYYLDVAADDECWDVARAAADGVRWSLPASLPGVEPVLRGASRARGHWLAGLDEAPSTRAGDARAQAERPDVDTETYLRLLDAALLDRYVSHSERAALLAEARRAGLDRAAVEGLHRDYLTALARAELDALDGATATGDRDDGGSVRDDPALHEVAGQLGLDADDVAGAVEAALGARLAAELAVAPRPAFVLADGDEVVLTGSMSRTREAWERDVRAAGLSPWPYVTRRSRLVVAADPDSLSTKARTARRYGIPVVTEAALVALLAARGGPSGRTSGAGVRRWAS, encoded by the coding sequence GTGCCCGGATTCGCCGTCGTCGACCTCGAGACCACGGGGTTCTCCCCGCGTCTCGGCGACCGGGTCGCCGAGGTCGCGGTGGTGCTGGTCGACGCCGCGGGCCGGGTCGAGGACGAGTGGTCCACCCTGGTCAACCCCGAGCGCGACCTGGGGCCCCAGCACGTGCACGGCATCGCGGCGGCCGACGTCGCCCTCGCCCCGACGTTCGACCGCGTGGCCCCCGCGCTCCTGCGCCTGCTCGCCGGGCGCGTCCTCGTGGCCCACAACGCGGCGTTCGACACACGGTTCCTGCGCGCGGAGATCGGGCGCGCGGGCATCGCGGCCGCGATCGACCCCGTCGCGTGCCTGTGCACGCAGCAGCTCGCGGGCCGGTACCTCACGGGCTCGCGCGCGCTCGCCGCGTGCTGCGCGGCCGTGGGCGTCGTGCACGACGGCGTCCACTCGGCCCTGGGCGACGCGCGCGCCACCGCGGGGCTGCTCGGGTACTACCTCGACGTCGCGGCCGACGACGAGTGCTGGGACGTGGCACGCGCCGCGGCCGACGGGGTGCGGTGGTCGCTGCCCGCCTCGCTCCCCGGCGTGGAGCCGGTCCTGCGCGGCGCGAGCCGCGCCCGCGGGCACTGGCTCGCCGGGCTCGACGAGGCACCGAGCACCCGCGCGGGCGACGCGCGCGCCCAGGCCGAGCGCCCGGACGTCGACACCGAGACCTACCTGCGTCTTCTCGACGCCGCGCTCCTCGACCGCTACGTCTCGCACTCGGAGCGTGCGGCGCTCCTCGCCGAGGCGCGGCGGGCCGGGCTGGACCGGGCCGCGGTCGAGGGCCTGCACCGCGACTACCTGACCGCCCTCGCCCGGGCGGAGCTCGACGCCCTCGACGGCGCGACCGCCACGGGCGATCGCGACGACGGCGGCTCCGTCCGCGACGACCCCGCGCTGCACGAGGTCGCCGGCCAGCTCGGCCTCGACGCCGACGACGTCGCGGGAGCCGTCGAGGCGGCGCTCGGGGCGCGCCTCGCGGCCGAGCTCGCCGTCGCGCCACGCCCGGCGTTCGTGCTCGCCGACGGCGACGAGGTCGTGCTCACCGGGTCGATGTCGCGCACGCGCGAGGCCTGGGAGCGCGACGTGCGGGCCGCCGGCCTCTCGCCCTGGCCCTACGTGACGCGCCGGAGCCGGCTCGTCGTCGCCGCCGATCCGGACTCGCTCTCGACGAAGGCCCGCACGGCCCGGCGGTACGGCATCCCCGTCGTCACCGAGGCAGCCCTCGTGGCACTGCTCGCCGCCCGGGGAGGGCCGAGCGGACGCACGTCGGGCGCCGGGGTGCGACGCTGGGCGTCATGA